A portion of the Bifidobacterium lemurum genome contains these proteins:
- a CDS encoding helix-turn-helix domain-containing protein — MSWQCTSWALREAPCPTATSRLVLIALADRCQPDGRSAWPSIKTLMLEAHTSEASVRRALRDLEKAGVIRRGNQELSRWDERGNPVQAQYRPIVWECCMGVALEQVSEKPGRQAREERARRRAEAGKTPSQEPTSVSEKSSPIKMIELENGGNKPKPSPIKMTGPENDPQPVDTPSSVTSDSARLVTSDRADLYITNPTTNTPSVPSGHLPGGEASEDEGADGEWVEYLAEVEAAPDPTDGLSESDAVADELLRRLHDIRSGAGLTTPEPTGRDRKAIRALHRRLQALHAPLSAFDLIVVTLRWAINRDWWAKRIRTGRQLARLWDEIEDDRAIEQRAVARHTSVRPVEHPDARHVHTAGCTHVRRLLDCGRAVDANPDPTRRRAHADQVLAWLEAGDDNASIAARLADLLREERGRRERDMAELARQRAANGGRMFAGARESLEVAS; from the coding sequence ATGAGCTGGCAGTGCACGAGCTGGGCCCTGCGTGAGGCCCCGTGTCCGACCGCGACCTCGCGTCTGGTGCTGATCGCCCTGGCCGACCGTTGCCAGCCCGACGGGCGCAGCGCGTGGCCCTCGATCAAGACCCTGATGCTGGAGGCTCACACCTCCGAGGCATCCGTGCGCCGCGCGTTGAGGGACCTTGAAAAGGCGGGCGTGATCCGCCGGGGTAACCAGGAGTTGTCGCGATGGGACGAGCGTGGCAATCCGGTCCAGGCGCAGTACCGTCCCATCGTGTGGGAGTGCTGCATGGGCGTCGCCCTGGAGCAGGTGTCCGAGAAGCCCGGACGCCAGGCCCGCGAGGAGCGTGCGCGCCGCCGCGCCGAAGCCGGGAAAACCCCATCGCAGGAGCCCACATCAGTATCCGAAAAATCCAGCCCTATCAAAATGATAGAGCTGGAAAACGGTGGAAACAAGCCAAAACCCAGCCCGATCAAAATGACTGGGCCGGAAAACGATCCCCAACCGGTCGACACCCCCAGCTCTGTCACCAGTGACAGCGCCAGACTAGTCACCAGTGACAGGGCTGACCTATATATAACAAATCCAACAACAAATACCCCCTCTGTCCCTTCGGGACATCTCCCCGGCGGGGAGGCCTCCGAGGACGAAGGGGCGGACGGCGAGTGGGTGGAATACCTCGCCGAGGTCGAGGCCGCGCCGGACCCGACCGACGGTCTCTCCGAATCCGATGCTGTCGCCGACGAGCTGCTGCGCCGACTGCACGACATCCGCTCCGGCGCTGGACTGACCACGCCCGAGCCGACCGGCCGCGACCGCAAGGCCATCCGCGCCCTGCATCGCCGCTTGCAGGCCCTGCACGCCCCATTGAGCGCCTTCGACCTGATCGTCGTGACGCTGCGATGGGCCATCAACCGCGACTGGTGGGCCAAACGAATCCGCACCGGCCGCCAGCTCGCCCGCCTGTGGGACGAGATCGAGGACGACCGGGCCATCGAGCAGCGCGCCGTCGCACGCCACACATCGGTCAGACCTGTCGAGCATCCGGACGCACGGCACGTCCACACGGCCGGCTGCACGCATGTGCGCCGTCTGCTCGACTGCGGTCGCGCCGTCGACGCCAACCCCGACCCGACCCGCCGCCGCGCCCACGCCGACCAGGTCCTCGCATGGCTGGAAGCAGGCGACGACAACGCGTCGATCGCGGCCCGTCTCGCCGACCTGCTGCGCGAAGAGCGCGGACGGCGTGAGCGGGACATGGCCGAGCTCGCCCGCCAACGCGCGGCGAACGGCGGACGCATGTTCGCCGGCGCACGAGAATCCTTGGAGGTGGCGTCATGA
- a CDS encoding Ig-like domain-containing protein: MSRSKHHEESERNPGRVGVAALVAAATLCMGLIIPQSAVAQDAEADVTQSQTQSQDATVADGQQTTADGANDEADPSQADEATATSIDAVQTVVGRQGDAAMALPQTVTVRYSDGSAQEQTVAWSGNGYSTDADLAGLPAGEYDFTGTVEGIDLPAAVHLTVEAVEAAPQQSENDAAEPADDAADNKTGEPQAGEPQSDEPTVASVDNPVVSADDVAFGTYPAGVIPFIAYESVLVAYQDGSTGWETPVWDEITEEQSNTPGSYIIEGSFEGSDVKVRGSITFASVVSMQVDEVTTVVGAAPEMPSVRFYLVGYGEYQYGVDWDEIDPTLYASANDFTVNGTVSNSSIAVTATVHVREYQSVKEASYVGYVNVMPYAWDLPTTVEVTYSDGTTGQMSVEWTYDPDSEEMREAFKQEGFFTIDGVVSGTDIAATLKVTVLSYTFAPVTAQTFVGAYPSLPSDVTARLSDGSVQTAYVYWDDIDASQYASKGTFEVTGTVPNFGDATVTATVTVKGFSSVESVSVDIIAGQNPQWELPNSVNATLDDGSVTTVAVDWGTLNPDDYAQQGTYTVVGHVSQSSVEVTATVHAWAIRSVKSESVYTLPGVAPNLPYSLGVVLANGDSEWVSVQWESVDPSQYAEQSVFTVRGAVDYTDIPAIVTVHVMPVVEVLSTSSYTTVVGLPVYYWSSMVSVQYADGGVDSLPVQWDEVDPLRYETAGSFTVEGTVQGIDLKATATVNVQELVSNEINITTVKGRAPNLDVSFPLTGNMYYNMDSWDWETVDPALYQKEGQFDVKGKLGGKIDVVAHVLVVSVTSVDPLQAVQTMTGVLPELPYNVKVRYSDGAAETLRVTWNSPTFEQVAQPGEFDVTGTVSQTGTSVSVHVVVRDSQKTRAVTVSTLKGVRPNLPYQVTATLWNGTQIEVVADWETPEPEMYNTLNANGFQVNGYIHGSDVPIVATVKVFDAAPSGAESSVTTLMNVAPTLPSSMGITLTNGDVASVNSGLLWPTVDPEQYAQAGTFDVSGELLGTDVVPVMHVTVTEVVDIDTYYSWTRRYVRGSSYKDLYLPETIGGYAADGTYVSNIPLQWEGIDDSVFDTLGTHTIKGTYPGGSIELTLDVVDITSVTNVSELRTLAGVTSPSWYSTADVTYSDGVTQDGGVDWDELADSAYAQSGEYELTGVVSGTNHRVGGKLTVYDDATAEPTEVWTRPGVVPSLPSQVQVTYSESLLSALADGVAGLFSSRATTGDISDGGTWLPVTWDAIDPADYGEDRENTTFTVNGVITGSDVPVTATVSVESIKSVQLADVATAPGVYPGLPYSVTVVTSAGKSRTMYAQWEAIPVSAYQDAGAVFTVNGSIVDYSSSTPVKVMGISLTVRVKAPAEVKTQAIDGAVTKTGVRPTLASYAPVMLDDGSVVSVPVVWDPIPVEQYQQAGTFTVYGTLNLNAPSAEASEASLAAVARIARASGFVNRVSTQVEVRDDASSGDVSVIDVSVASVAAGVASLPEMVAVHYVGGTATPVPVTWDTSTVDFGKPGTYEVVGKVEGTDKPAYCYVNVKESTADLLEGYDEVSLAVKVGSTARQVADLLPQQVKANYSDGTSKLVGVTWNLTPLTDDALGQKDNVLTITGTVDGMPKTAKATITVTDDATPVSAAVTAQVTTPEGTKPDLSQVKATITWSDGGTTESSVVWEEFGDDLWAEGKRGTSFEVKGITTPDYSLPVTVRVNVTKVAKKYVVTFDANGGVFSDGESTAATTVVEETAVAAPSAAPTREGYKFAGWATEQGGEYDFSTVVTGDLTLVAKWTDVSAPEFAIEGNKDITLVVGDKFDPLAGVTASDNEDGDVTDRIAVDPETVDTSKDGVITLTYTVSDKAGNTAELTRKVTVKANTAALKAAVEAAAKLNADPYTNESWQRFADELAKAKAVLDDTDASQAQVEAAVKALAVAQKALVKDEAVPKITFAETYPPIVEFGDEFDPMAGVTATDDNSGDLTDAIEVTGEVNTGKLGEYTLTYTVTDRAGNTTQVKRTVTVVDTVSPVFVSLSDATIDCWSDFDPLEGVTATDNVDGDVTDSITVEGKVDSAKPGVYTLTYRVSDKTGNTVEVVRTVTVRSQRTTLAILISQGDALAESQSRYTAESWAAFAEALAAAKAVSADPDATDEELKEAYEALNVAVDALKPVKPVDPEPGEPGGSDGPDGGQSPSGGRNPGQNVGDKTDDGGAKRLSATGAAAALPVLIMGLLVAAGAFLMTVRRSRR; encoded by the coding sequence ATGTCCAGATCCAAACATCATGAGGAAAGCGAACGTAATCCGGGGCGCGTCGGTGTGGCGGCGCTGGTCGCGGCGGCGACGCTGTGCATGGGATTGATCATTCCGCAGTCGGCGGTCGCGCAGGACGCCGAAGCCGACGTCACGCAGTCGCAGACGCAATCGCAGGACGCGACCGTTGCCGACGGCCAGCAGACGACGGCCGACGGGGCGAATGACGAGGCGGACCCGTCACAGGCGGACGAGGCGACCGCCACGTCCATCGATGCGGTCCAGACGGTCGTCGGCCGGCAGGGAGACGCCGCCATGGCGCTGCCGCAGACGGTCACCGTGCGCTATTCGGACGGATCCGCGCAGGAGCAGACGGTGGCGTGGTCGGGCAACGGTTATTCCACTGATGCCGATCTGGCGGGACTGCCCGCCGGGGAATACGATTTCACCGGCACCGTCGAGGGCATCGATCTGCCCGCCGCCGTGCATCTGACTGTCGAGGCCGTCGAAGCCGCGCCGCAGCAGAGCGAAAACGACGCCGCGGAGCCGGCGGATGACGCCGCCGACAATAAGACCGGCGAACCGCAGGCCGGCGAGCCTCAAAGCGACGAACCCACCGTCGCGTCCGTGGATAATCCGGTGGTGTCAGCGGACGATGTGGCGTTCGGCACCTATCCGGCCGGCGTGATTCCGTTCATCGCGTACGAGTCCGTGCTGGTCGCCTACCAGGACGGATCCACGGGGTGGGAAACCCCGGTGTGGGATGAGATCACCGAAGAGCAGTCCAACACGCCCGGCAGCTATATCATCGAAGGCTCGTTCGAGGGAAGCGACGTCAAGGTCCGAGGAAGCATAACGTTCGCTTCGGTGGTTTCCATGCAGGTCGACGAAGTGACCACCGTGGTGGGCGCCGCTCCCGAAATGCCTTCCGTGCGTTTCTATCTGGTGGGATACGGCGAATACCAGTACGGTGTGGACTGGGATGAGATCGATCCGACGCTGTACGCCTCCGCCAATGATTTCACGGTAAACGGCACTGTGTCGAACTCGTCCATCGCCGTGACCGCCACCGTGCATGTGCGCGAATATCAGTCGGTGAAAGAGGCTTCCTACGTCGGCTACGTGAATGTCATGCCTTATGCGTGGGACCTGCCAACCACTGTGGAAGTGACGTATTCCGATGGCACGACGGGCCAGATGTCCGTCGAGTGGACGTACGATCCGGACAGCGAGGAGATGCGGGAGGCGTTCAAGCAGGAGGGCTTCTTCACCATCGACGGTGTGGTCAGCGGCACCGACATCGCCGCCACGTTGAAGGTCACCGTGCTGTCCTACACATTCGCGCCGGTGACGGCGCAGACCTTCGTCGGCGCGTATCCGTCGCTGCCGAGCGATGTGACGGCGCGCCTGTCCGACGGCAGCGTGCAGACGGCGTATGTGTATTGGGATGACATCGACGCCAGCCAGTACGCGAGCAAGGGGACGTTCGAAGTGACGGGCACCGTGCCCAATTTCGGTGACGCGACCGTCACCGCGACCGTCACCGTCAAAGGATTCTCCAGCGTCGAGAGCGTGTCCGTCGACATCATCGCGGGGCAGAATCCGCAGTGGGAGCTTCCCAACAGCGTGAACGCCACCCTTGACGACGGCTCGGTGACGACGGTCGCCGTGGATTGGGGCACGCTGAATCCCGATGATTACGCCCAGCAGGGCACGTACACGGTCGTCGGCCATGTCTCTCAGTCCTCCGTGGAGGTCACCGCCACAGTGCATGCGTGGGCGATTCGCTCGGTGAAAAGCGAGAGCGTCTACACGCTTCCGGGCGTCGCGCCCAATCTGCCGTACAGCCTGGGCGTCGTGCTCGCCAACGGCGACAGCGAATGGGTGAGCGTGCAGTGGGAAAGCGTCGATCCTTCGCAATATGCCGAACAGAGCGTGTTCACCGTCCGAGGCGCGGTCGACTATACCGACATTCCCGCAATCGTGACCGTACATGTTATGCCCGTCGTCGAGGTGCTGTCGACTTCCTCCTACACCACGGTGGTGGGGTTGCCGGTGTACTACTGGTCGAGCATGGTGAGCGTGCAGTACGCCGATGGCGGCGTCGACTCACTGCCCGTGCAATGGGATGAGGTCGATCCCTTACGATATGAGACCGCCGGAAGCTTCACGGTGGAGGGCACGGTGCAAGGCATCGACCTCAAGGCCACGGCCACGGTGAATGTGCAGGAGCTCGTCAGCAATGAGATCAACATCACCACGGTGAAGGGTCGCGCACCCAATCTCGATGTCTCATTCCCGCTTACCGGCAATATGTACTACAACATGGACTCGTGGGACTGGGAGACCGTCGATCCTGCCCTCTATCAGAAGGAAGGGCAGTTCGACGTCAAAGGCAAGCTGGGAGGCAAAATCGACGTGGTCGCGCATGTGTTGGTGGTGAGCGTGACTTCCGTCGATCCGTTGCAGGCGGTGCAGACCATGACCGGAGTGTTGCCCGAGTTGCCGTACAACGTGAAAGTGCGCTATAGCGACGGGGCGGCCGAGACCTTGCGGGTAACGTGGAATAGCCCGACCTTCGAGCAGGTGGCGCAGCCTGGCGAATTCGACGTGACGGGTACGGTGTCGCAGACGGGGACCAGCGTCAGCGTCCATGTGGTGGTTCGAGACAGTCAGAAGACGCGCGCCGTGACGGTGTCCACGTTGAAGGGCGTCCGTCCGAATCTGCCGTATCAGGTAACCGCAACGCTGTGGAACGGCACGCAGATCGAGGTGGTGGCCGATTGGGAGACGCCTGAGCCTGAAATGTACAACACGTTGAACGCGAACGGCTTCCAAGTCAATGGCTACATCCACGGCTCCGACGTGCCGATCGTCGCGACCGTCAAGGTATTCGATGCCGCGCCATCCGGGGCGGAAAGCTCCGTCACCACACTGATGAACGTCGCGCCGACGCTTCCCAGCTCGATGGGCATCACCCTGACCAACGGCGACGTCGCGTCGGTGAACAGCGGTCTGCTGTGGCCCACGGTCGATCCGGAACAGTACGCGCAGGCGGGCACTTTCGACGTTTCCGGCGAACTGCTGGGAACGGACGTCGTGCCGGTTATGCATGTCACCGTCACTGAAGTCGTTGATATCGACACGTACTATTCGTGGACGCGGCGCTATGTGCGCGGCTCCTCGTACAAGGATCTCTACCTGCCCGAGACAATCGGAGGCTATGCCGCGGACGGCACGTACGTCAGCAACATTCCGCTGCAATGGGAGGGGATCGACGACAGCGTCTTCGACACGCTCGGCACGCATACGATCAAGGGAACCTATCCCGGCGGCAGCATCGAGTTGACCCTCGACGTGGTGGACATCACCTCCGTCACGAATGTCAGCGAGCTGCGAACGTTGGCCGGAGTTACGTCCCCTAGCTGGTATTCGACGGCGGACGTCACCTATAGCGACGGCGTGACGCAGGACGGCGGCGTGGACTGGGACGAGCTGGCGGATTCGGCCTACGCGCAATCCGGCGAATATGAGCTTACCGGCGTTGTGTCAGGTACGAACCATCGAGTGGGCGGCAAGCTGACGGTATACGACGATGCCACCGCGGAGCCGACGGAGGTGTGGACACGCCCGGGCGTGGTCCCCTCGCTGCCGTCCCAGGTGCAGGTGACCTATTCCGAGAGTCTGCTGTCGGCGCTCGCCGACGGGGTGGCGGGCCTGTTCTCCAGCAGGGCCACCACGGGTGATATAAGCGATGGCGGCACATGGCTGCCGGTGACGTGGGATGCCATCGACCCCGCGGACTATGGCGAGGACCGTGAGAACACGACGTTCACGGTCAACGGTGTGATCACCGGAAGCGACGTGCCTGTCACCGCCACGGTCAGTGTGGAGTCCATTAAGTCCGTGCAGCTCGCCGATGTGGCCACGGCGCCGGGTGTGTATCCGGGCCTGCCGTATTCCGTGACGGTGGTGACCTCGGCCGGCAAGAGCCGCACGATGTACGCGCAATGGGAAGCCATTCCCGTAAGCGCGTATCAGGATGCCGGCGCCGTGTTCACCGTCAATGGTTCGATTGTGGATTATTCGTCGTCGACCCCCGTGAAGGTGATGGGCATCTCCCTTACCGTGCGCGTGAAGGCACCCGCCGAAGTGAAGACGCAGGCGATCGACGGCGCGGTCACCAAGACGGGCGTGCGGCCCACACTGGCCAGCTACGCCCCGGTGATGCTGGACGACGGCTCCGTCGTGTCCGTGCCGGTCGTGTGGGATCCGATTCCGGTCGAGCAGTACCAGCAGGCCGGCACGTTCACCGTGTACGGAACGCTGAATCTGAACGCACCGTCCGCCGAGGCGTCGGAAGCGTCTTTGGCCGCGGTCGCCCGCATCGCGCGCGCATCGGGCTTCGTCAACCGCGTGTCCACGCAGGTGGAGGTGCGCGACGATGCTTCCAGCGGCGACGTGTCGGTGATCGACGTCTCGGTCGCCAGCGTGGCTGCTGGTGTGGCGAGCCTGCCTGAAATGGTGGCTGTGCACTACGTTGGCGGGACGGCCACGCCGGTTCCTGTGACGTGGGACACCAGCACGGTCGACTTCGGCAAGCCCGGCACCTACGAGGTGGTCGGCAAGGTTGAGGGCACGGACAAGCCGGCCTACTGCTATGTGAACGTCAAGGAATCCACCGCTGATCTGCTGGAGGGATATGACGAGGTCTCGCTTGCCGTCAAGGTCGGTTCCACCGCCCGGCAGGTGGCCGATCTGCTGCCTCAGCAGGTGAAGGCCAATTATTCCGACGGCACCTCCAAACTGGTGGGGGTGACCTGGAATCTGACGCCGCTTACCGACGATGCGTTGGGGCAGAAAGACAACGTTCTGACGATTACCGGCACGGTGGATGGCATGCCGAAGACCGCCAAGGCCACCATCACCGTCACGGACGACGCCACCCCGGTCAGCGCCGCGGTGACGGCTCAGGTGACGACTCCCGAAGGCACCAAGCCTGATCTGAGCCAGGTCAAGGCGACCATCACATGGTCGGATGGCGGAACCACCGAATCCTCCGTGGTGTGGGAGGAGTTCGGCGACGACCTGTGGGCCGAGGGCAAGCGCGGCACGTCCTTTGAAGTGAAGGGCATCACCACGCCGGATTATTCCCTGCCCGTCACCGTGCGCGTCAACGTGACGAAGGTCGCGAAGAAGTACGTCGTGACCTTCGACGCGAACGGCGGAGTTTTCTCCGACGGCGAGTCCACGGCGGCAACGACCGTGGTTGAGGAGACCGCGGTTGCCGCGCCCTCTGCCGCTCCGACGCGCGAGGGATACAAGTTCGCGGGTTGGGCCACCGAACAGGGCGGGGAGTACGACTTCTCCACCGTGGTGACGGGCGATCTCACGCTTGTCGCCAAGTGGACGGACGTCTCGGCTCCGGAGTTCGCCATCGAAGGCAACAAGGACATCACGCTCGTCGTGGGAGACAAGTTCGACCCGCTGGCCGGCGTCACCGCCTCCGACAATGAGGACGGCGACGTGACCGACCGCATCGCGGTCGATCCCGAAACCGTCGACACCAGTAAGGACGGCGTGATCACGCTGACCTACACGGTCTCGGACAAGGCCGGCAACACAGCCGAACTCACACGCAAGGTGACGGTGAAGGCCAACACCGCCGCGCTTAAGGCGGCCGTGGAAGCCGCGGCGAAGCTGAACGCCGACCCGTACACCAACGAATCGTGGCAGCGGTTCGCCGATGAGTTGGCCAAGGCAAAGGCCGTGCTTGACGATACCGACGCCAGCCAGGCGCAGGTGGAAGCCGCCGTCAAGGCGCTGGCCGTCGCGCAGAAAGCGCTGGTCAAGGACGAGGCTGTCCCGAAGATCACCTTCGCCGAAACCTATCCGCCGATTGTGGAATTCGGCGACGAGTTCGATCCGATGGCCGGAGTCACGGCCACGGACGACAACTCCGGCGACCTGACCGACGCCATCGAGGTGACGGGCGAGGTGAACACTGGCAAACTCGGCGAATACACGCTGACCTACACGGTGACCGACAGGGCCGGCAACACGACCCAAGTCAAGCGCACGGTCACCGTGGTCGACACGGTCTCTCCGGTCTTCGTCAGCCTGTCCGACGCCACCATCGATTGCTGGTCCGACTTCGACCCGTTGGAAGGCGTCACCGCCACCGATAACGTGGACGGCGACGTGACCGACTCCATCACGGTCGAAGGCAAGGTCGATTCCGCCAAGCCGGGCGTCTACACGCTGACGTACAGGGTTTCGGATAAGACCGGCAACACGGTTGAGGTCGTGCGCACGGTGACGGTGAGGAGTCAGCGCACCACGCTGGCCATCCTCATCTCGCAAGGCGACGCTCTGGCGGAATCCCAATCGCGGTACACCGCCGAAAGCTGGGCCGCGTTCGCCGAGGCGCTGGCCGCGGCCAAGGCCGTGTCGGCGGATCCCGACGCCACGGACGAGGAACTGAAGGAAGCCTATGAGGCGTTGAACGTGGCAGTCGACGCTCTGAAACCGGTCAAGCCGGTCGATCCCGAGCCCGGTGAGCCTGGCGGATCAGATGGGCCCGATGGCGGGCAGTCGCCGAGCGGTGGACGGAATCCCGGTCAGAACGTCGGAGACAAGACCGACGACGGCGGTGCGAAGCGCCTGTCCGCCACCGGCGCCGCCGCCGCGCTGCCGGTGCTCATCATGGGTCTGCTGGTCGCGGCCGGCGCGTTCCTTATGACGGTCAGGCGCTCGCGTCGCTGA
- a CDS encoding WhiB family transcriptional regulator, translated as MSGIGVCAQIAAKDPERADRMWGMVLGEDGEYSLDRPARAMGRQLCDQCPLRVDCLSRALVSPVRDNTIIGGLSYEERTILARRVAKAFDTASRRIHKLSQPAVRDWLAGHPEIIICAKDARHQMWRQKKQRREPVSAQGTLF; from the coding sequence ATGAGCGGCATCGGAGTGTGCGCTCAGATCGCGGCCAAGGATCCCGAACGCGCCGACCGTATGTGGGGCATGGTCTTAGGTGAGGATGGCGAATACTCGCTCGACCGTCCCGCGAGAGCCATGGGGCGGCAATTGTGCGATCAGTGTCCCCTCCGTGTTGATTGCCTGTCGCGCGCCTTGGTCTCACCGGTCCGTGACAACACGATCATCGGTGGTCTCAGCTATGAGGAGCGCACAATCCTCGCGCGACGTGTAGCTAAAGCGTTTGATACTGCGTCGCGACGGATCCACAAACTCTCGCAGCCCGCTGTGCGTGATTGGCTCGCCGGTCATCCAGAAATCATTATCTGTGCCAAAGATGCGCGCCATCAGATGTGGCGTCAGAAAAAGCAGCGGAGAGAGCCGGTCTCTGCGCAAGGCACCCTCTTCTAA
- a CDS encoding Lrp/AsnC family transcriptional regulator, which produces MTNAIVLIDVASGKVSEVAQAIADIPGVREVYSVAGDIDLVAVVSAADHDALTDVIPGGIAKVDGVTRTRTLMAFKTYSGKELAAAYELGLD; this is translated from the coding sequence ATGACGAACGCAATCGTGCTGATCGACGTGGCCAGCGGCAAAGTGAGCGAGGTCGCGCAGGCGATCGCGGACATCCCCGGCGTGCGCGAGGTGTATTCGGTGGCCGGCGATATCGACCTGGTCGCGGTCGTCTCCGCCGCGGACCATGACGCGCTCACCGACGTGATTCCCGGCGGCATCGCCAAGGTCGACGGCGTGACCCGCACCCGCACGCTGATGGCGTTCAAAACCTACTCCGGCAAGGAACTGGCCGCCGCCTACGAACTCGGTCTCGACTGA
- a CDS encoding ParA family protein, protein MRIITIANAKGGVAKTTSALYLAHAHALRRPDMPVVVLDADPQSSASEWALMASEAGEIWEAVTVEPANLSTLRRLRDRLSDRPGLAIVDAPPQGKLLEEALRVADFVIVPTSDSPLDLQQAWATMASIPASIPAAVLVVRAEASTTACADTLAALDAAGTPRFDTIVRKRQEIKKSMGHRPTRLHEYTDVLAELLDAMEGDER, encoded by the coding sequence ATGAGGATCATCACCATAGCCAACGCCAAGGGAGGCGTCGCCAAGACCACGTCCGCCCTGTATCTCGCCCACGCCCACGCATTGCGCCGTCCCGACATGCCTGTCGTGGTCCTGGACGCCGATCCCCAGTCGTCGGCGAGCGAATGGGCACTGATGGCGTCGGAGGCTGGCGAAATCTGGGAGGCGGTGACAGTCGAGCCGGCCAACCTCTCGACGCTGCGCAGGCTGCGCGACCGCCTCTCCGACCGGCCGGGTCTGGCCATCGTGGATGCCCCGCCCCAAGGCAAGCTGCTGGAGGAAGCGCTGCGCGTGGCAGACTTTGTCATCGTACCGACATCTGACTCTCCGCTCGATTTGCAGCAGGCATGGGCGACCATGGCCTCCATTCCCGCTTCGATCCCGGCTGCCGTGCTGGTCGTCAGGGCCGAGGCCAGCACCACGGCCTGCGCGGACACCCTCGCCGCGTTAGACGCAGCCGGCACTCCCCGCTTCGACACCATCGTGCGCAAACGCCAGGAGATCAAAAAGAGCATGGGACACCGCCCCACCAGACTCCACGAATACACGGACGTGCTCGCCGAGCTCCTGGACGCCATGGAAGGAGACGAACGATGA